ATGATCTTATCCTCGTCTACGATGCCGACCGAGAAGCCGGCTAGGTCGAAGCCGTCTGTTCCGTAGACGCCGGGCATTTCGGCGGTCTCGCCGCCGAGCAGGGCGCAGAGGCTTTCGCCGCAGGCGTCGATGACTCCTTCGACTATCTCTCCCAGTATCTTTTCGTCAAGTTTACCGCAGGCCGCGTAATCGAGGAAGAATAGAGGGCGCGCGCCGACCGTAACAAGATCGTTGACATTCATCGCCACCAGGTCCTGTCCGAGCCCCTTATAGAGGCCCGTGGCCTTGGCCAGTTCGAGCTTGGTCCCCACGCCGTCGCAGCAGGCCGCAAGGCATTGCCCCCCGCCTATCCGGTAGAGGCCGGCGAAACCGCCGACGCCGCCGACGCAGTTTTTATCCTTGGGGTGTCTGGCAAGCAACCCCTTTATAGTTTCGACCCAGGCGTCTCCGCCGCTTATGCTGACTCCGGATTTTTCATAACTTAGCTTACTCATCGGCTCTTTTCTCCTATCCTTCAAGATATTTGCCGGTGAAGCAGGCGGTGCAAAGCTTATCCTCCGGCAACCCTATCGCCGCGACGAGGTCCTCTTCCGTCAGGTAGTCGAGCGAATCGGCCCCAACCTTTTTGCAGAGTTCGTCGAGCGTCATGCGCACCGCGGCTAGAGTCTCCTCTTTACGCGTGTCGATGCCGTAACGGCAGGGATGGAGCACAGGCGGCGAGGCTATGCGGAGGTGTACCTCCGCCGCGCCGCAGTTGCGTATCATCGAGACGATGCGTTCGGCGGTGGTGCCGCGCACGATCGAGTCATCGACGATGACGGCCTTTTTATCTTTGAATATCCCGGCGATGGGATTCAGCTTGATTTTCACGCCGAGTTCGCGTACCTTCTGTGTCGGCTGGATGAAGGTGCGGCCGACATAACGGTTGCGGACGACCCCCATCTCAAAGGGTGTGCCTGCCGCCTGCGCGTAGCCTATCGCCGATATCGTGCCGCTGTCGGGCATACCCGCCGCGAGATCCGCCTCTCCGCAGGGCGACTTGCGGGCCAGGCGGCGCCCCATCTCTTTTCTCGCCTCGTAGACCGAACGGCCGTCGATGATGCTGTCCGGGCGTGCGGTGTAGACATATTCAAAGGCACAGTGCATGCAGCGTCCGCACCTCTCCTGGCGGACGCGGAGGCTCTTGACGCCCTTCGCGCCGATGACGACGATCTCTCCGGGCTCGACGTCGCGCAGCAGCTTCGCGCC
The window above is part of the Cloacibacillus evryensis DSM 19522 genome. Proteins encoded here:
- the purF gene encoding amidophosphoribosyltransferase, with translation MSGIFGAYSTTNKPVLEEVYLGLYALQHRGQESAGIAWAEDGHVASLRGMGLLHNAIDQQRLAGESANCAIGHVRYVPLESSQLQNVLPICANYARGPVAIAHDGLVTNLAELTRQLEQRGAIFQSSTNSEAILHMMAQKSHMQPIDALVDALKKLEGSYAIAVLLEDSLVAARDPYGFKPLVIGERGGTYYAASESCALDIVGAKLLRDVEPGEIVVIGAKGVKSLRVRQERCGRCMHCAFEYVYTARPDSIIDGRSVYEARKEMGRRLARKSPCGEADLAAGMPDSGTISAIGYAQAAGTPFEMGVVRNRYVGRTFIQPTQKVRELGVKIKLNPIAGIFKDKKAVIVDDSIVRGTTAERIVSMIRNCGAAEVHLRIASPPVLHPCRYGIDTRKEETLAAVRMTLDELCKKVGADSLDYLTEEDLVAAIGLPEDKLCTACFTGKYLEG